A window of the Zeugodacus cucurbitae isolate PBARC_wt_2022May chromosome 4, idZeuCucr1.2, whole genome shotgun sequence genome harbors these coding sequences:
- the LOC114804598 gene encoding uncharacterized protein LOC114804598 — protein MSYATLKNTCNASATAEQSINKPNYTPRKALKKACKLLRRFFRPSTSGKVIITAEKQSKEEELSPKVTELCRKTEAKSLADMRTISNALSAEEYENQLNELAELEAAIKSMSA, from the coding sequence ATGTCTTACGCTACACTCAAGAACACTTGCAACGCCAGCGCTACAGCTGAGCAAAGCATCAACAAACCGAACTACACACCAAGAAAGGCGCTGAAGAAGGCTTGCAAATTGCTGCGTCGCTTCTTCCGCCCATCCACATCGGGCAAGGTCATCATCACCGccgaaaagcaaagcaaagaggAAGAGTTGTCACCAAAAGTAACTGAGTTGTGTCGCAAAACTGAAGCAAAATCACTCGCCGACATGCGCACCATTAGCAACGCATTAAGTGCTGAAGAGTACGAGAATCAACTGAACGAGTTAGCCGAGTTGGAAGCTGCCATCAAATCCATGAGCGCCTaa